From the Parus major isolate Abel chromosome 1A, Parus_major1.1, whole genome shotgun sequence genome, the window NNNNNNNNNNNNNNNNNNNNNNNNNNNNNNNNNNNNNNNNNNNNNNNNNNNNNNNNNNNNNNNNNNNNNNNNNNNNNNNNNNNNNNNNNNNNNNNNNNNNNNNNNNNNNNNNNNNNNNNNNNNNNNNNNNNNNNNNNNNNNNNNNNNNNNNNNNNNNNNNNNNNNNNNNNNNNNNNNNNNNNNNNNNNNNNNNNNNNNNNNNNNNNNNNNNNNNNNNNNNNNNNNNNNNNNNNNNNNNNNNNNNNNNNNNNNNNNNNNNNNNNNNNNNNNNNNNNNNNNNNNNNNNNNNNNNNNNNNNNNNNNNNNNNNNNNNNNNNNNNNNNNNNNNNNNNNNNNNNNNNNNNNNNNNNNNNNNNNNNNNNNNNNNNNNNNNNNNNNNNNNNNNNNNNNNNNNNNNNNNNNNNNNNNNNNNNNNNNNNNNNNNNNNNNNNNNNNNNNNNNNNNNNNNNNNNNNNNNNNNNNNNNNNNNNNNNNNNNNNNNNNNNNNNNNNNNNNNNNNNNNNNNNNNNNNNNNNNNNNNNNNNNNNNNNNNNNNNNNNNNNNNNNNNNNNNNNNNNNNNNNNNNNNNNNNNNNNNNNNNNNNNNNNNNNNNNNNNNNNNNNNNNNNNNNNNNNNNNNNNNNNNNNNNNNNNNNNNNNNNNNNNNNNNNNNNNNNNNNNNNNNNNNNNNNNNNNNNNNNNNNNNNNNNNNNNNNNNNNNNNNNNNNNNNNNNNNNNNNNNNNNNNNNNNNNNNNNNNNNNNNNNNNNNNNNNNNNNNNNNNNNNNNNNNNNNNNNNNNNNNNNNNNNNNNNNNNNNNNNNNNNNNNNNNNNNNNNNNNNNNNNNNNNNNNNNNNNNNNNNNNNNNNNNNNNNNNNNNNNNNNNNNNNNNNNNNNNNNNNNNNNNNNNNNNNNNNNNNNNNNNNNNNNNNNNNNNNNNNNNNNNNNNNNNNNNNNNNNNNNNNNNNNNNNNNNNNNNNNNNNNNNNNNNNNNNNNNNNNNNNNNNNNNNNNNNNNNNNNNNNNNNNNNNNNNNNNNNNNNNNNNNNNNNNNNNNNNNNNNNNNNNNNNNNNNNNNNNNNNNNNNNNNNNNNNNNNNNNNNNNNNNNNNNNNNNNNNNNNNNNNNNNNNNNNNNNNNNNNNNNNNNNNNNNNNNNNNNNNNNNNNNNNNNNNNNNNNNNNNNNNNNNNNNNNNNNNNNNNNNNNNNNNNNNNNNNNNNNNNNNNNNNNNNNNNNNNNNNNNNNNNNNNNNNNNNNNNNNNNNNNNNNNNNNNNNNNNNNNNNNNNNNNNNNNNNNNNNNNNNNNNNNNNNNNNNNNNNNNNNNNNNNNNNNNNNNNNNNNNNNNNNNNNNNNNNNNNNNNNNNNNNNNNNNNNNNNNNNNNNNNNNNNNNNNNNNNNNNNNNNNNNNNNNNNNNNNNNNNNNNNNNNNNNNNNNNNNNNNNNNNNNNNNNNNNNNNNNNNNNNNNNNNNNNNNNNNNNNNNNNNNNNNNNNNNNNNNNNNNNNNNNNNNNNNNNNNNNNNNNNNNNNNNNNNNNNNNNNNNNNNNNNNNNNNNNNNNNNNNNNNNNNNNNNNNNNNNNNNNNNNNNNNNNNNNNNNNNNNNNNNNNNNNNNNNNNNNNNNNNNNNNNNNNNNNNNNNNNNNNNNNNNNNNNNNNNNNNNNNNNNNNNNNNNNNNNNNNNNNNNNNNNNNNNNNNNNNNNNNNNNNNNNNNNNNNNNNNNNNNNNNNNNNNNNNNNNNNNNNNNNNNNNNNNNNNNNNNNNNNNNNNNNNNNNNNNNNNNNNNNNNNNNNNNNNNNNNNNNNNNNNNNNNNNNNNNNNNNNNNNNNNNNNNNNNNNNNNNNNNNNNNNNNNNNNNNNNNNNNNNNNNNNNNNNNNNNNNNNNNNNNNNNNNNNNNNNNNNNNNNNNNNNNNNNNNNNNNNNNNNNNNNNNNNNNNNNNNNNNNNNNNNNNNNNNNNNNNNNNNNNNNNNNNNNNNNNNNNNNNNNNNNNNNNNNNNNNNNNNNNNNNNNNNNNNNNNNNNNNNNNNNNNNNNNNNNNNNNNNNNNNNNNNNNNNNNNNNNNNNNNNNTCAATCCCCTCAAAATCCCTTCCCTGATCCCCTCAGGGCCTTCCCCAccattttttatctcttctggCCCTGAGGTTTTCCTCAGTTTCTCATTTTAGATCTTCTCTCAGTCTCCTcattccttctttccctcaCCCCTCACATCATTTCCTAAATCCCTTCCCTCGCTCAGTCCACCCCTTCAGAGCCTTCCCTCAATCCCCCCCAAATCCCTTCCCTGATCCCCTCAGGGCCTTCCCTCAGCCTCTTCCccattattttttatctcttcttggATCTTTCCtcattcccttttcccccattccttcttttcctcaccCCTCACATAATTTCTTAAATCCCTTCCCTCACCTCCTTCCCCCTCAgagccttcccttcccccaaaCCCCTCACGGGTTGCCTCCAGGCTACACCCACACCCACAGAAATTGAGgtttaagcagaaaaataagattaataaaTTTTTCTGCACCTGAAAAATCCTGAGGGGAAAGGACTGAGGTGAGGGAAGGCGCTCTGGCCATGGTGCGAAGTGTGAGGGAATAAGGAAATTTGTGGTTGAGGAAAGGCCCAAAACAAGGAGCTGAGGGAAAACACTGAGGGGGAAGATCTGAAGTGAGGAAAAGGACTCAAGGTGAGGAAATGGGGTTATGGGACCGAGGGAAGGTCCTAAACAAGGAACTAAGGGAAAATACTGAGGGGAAAAGAGCGAGATGAGAAAAGGAGCCCTGGCCATGATGTGAGGGGACAAGGGAAGGAGTTTGGGGAATGAGGGAAGGCCAAAACATGGCTCTGGGGAAGGCACTGAGAGctcaaagcaggaaaatgcGGGAAGGAGCAGCGGGAAGAGCCGAACAATCACTGAGCTGGTCGGGGAGGAATTGGGGGAGACACAAAAGAGGGGAAACGCtgagggggaaggaaagaaaggagtcTCTCCCCATGATGTGAGGAACGAGCGGGAAGAGCTGAAGTCAGGCATGGAGGAGCTGAGGcgatggaggaggaggaggaggtcaGGGCAAGCCTGGGGCAAGATCCCCACCAAGGACAAACACTGATGGCCGAGGCAGGAGCTCAGAGCGAGCGAGCAGCGCCGAGGGCCGGCACGGAAGAGGAAAAGCCGCCTACGGGCAGCCAAGGGCCGGTGACCGCGGGAAGAGGAAAACCCGCGGGCGGCCCCTCGCTGTCTTTCCGGTTCagttttcactttctgtttttttccccgccgctcccgcccctcgtcccctccttccctccctcttctcccGCCCGCCCCGTCCTTCCACTTCCTGGGGCCGGCGGATGGCGGCGGCCGCCCCGCACCGCCTCATGCCGCCGGCCCGGTAGCGGGGCCGCGCcgggggccgggcggggcggccATGAGGGCGGCCTGAGGGACGGTCCCGAGCGAGCCCCGGCCATGGGCGAGAGGCGGCGCGGGGAGAGCGGCGAGCCGGGCACGggtgagcggggccgggagggcGAGGGCGGGCGGTTCCATCGCGCCCTTCCCTGCGACTTGGGCGGTGGTTACCGGCTCCACGCCGCTCCTCCgtgagggaggggaagggcGAGTGGATCCATCCCGCTCCTTCGTGAGGGAAGGAAAGGCGAGCGGCTCCCCCCCGCTTCTCCCTTGAGGGAAGGAAAGGCGAGCGGCTCCATCCCGCTCCTCCGTGAGGGAGGGAAAAGCGAGCGGCTCCATCCCGCTCCTCCgtgagggaaggaaagggaagcgGCTCCATCCCGCTCCTCCGTGAGGGAAGGNCGAGCCCGGGCTCGCCATGGCCCGGCCCCGGAGCCGCCGCTGCGGCCTCGTCCCGCGGCTCGGGCCTCCTGCGGCTGCGCGGCCCGCGCGGAGCACGCCGGGAGTTGTAGTGCGGGCAGCGCGGTGGGGATACTGGGGATACTGGGATGAGGCTACTGGGGATACTGGGATGGGGGAACTGGAGATACTGGGGTGGGGATACTGGGGATACTGGGGATACTGGGATGGGGAACTGGGGATACTGGGATGGGGGAACTGGGGATACTGGGGTGGGGATACTGGGGATACTGGGGTGAGGATACTGGGGATACTGGGATGGGGAACTGGGGATACTGGGGATACTGGGATGGGGAACTGGGGATACTGGGATGGGGGAACTGGGGATACTGGGGTGAGGATACTGGGGAGACTGGGGGAACTGGGATGGGGGAACTGGGGATACTGGGGTGGGGATACAGGGGATACTGGGGATACTGGAATGGGGATACTGGGGATAttgggatggggaatggggatTGGAGAATGGGAGATACTGGGATGGGGATACTGGGGATACTGGGATGGGGGAATGGGGGGGACTGGGACAATGGgaactggggacactgggatgggattACTGGGGGGACTGGGACAGGGgaactggggacactgggatggggtGCAGAGGTTGCTGGGATGGGATTACTGGGAATACTGGGATGGGAATGATCCCACTGGAGGTGGAAACT encodes:
- the TASOR2 gene encoding translation initiation factor IF-2, which produces MAEAGAQSERAAPRAGTEEEKPPTGSQGPVTAGRGKPAGGPSLSFRFSFHFLFFSPPLPPLVPSFPPSSPARPVLPLPGAGGWRRPPRTASCRRPGSGAAPGAGRGGHEGGLRDGPERAPAMGERRRGESGEPGTGFPAESEELLERAVELLRSCCRDSGSQQGFRYSQAILVENELFRSELRAFARAKAAAGYSPEELRESFAFLLFEREDEVPE